In Cryptomeria japonica chromosome 10, Sugi_1.0, whole genome shotgun sequence, a genomic segment contains:
- the LOC131038209 gene encoding uncharacterized protein LOC131038209, producing MEMNGIKGKMFAKKRYAEKALMKKTIAMHEQKTTRRKMDDNVQEGVVSAYLLDRDATTRAKVMSNTEYKLETFAGVYRKFCGKNEVFEYPLSEAS from the coding sequence ATGGAAATGAATGGTATCAAAGGCAAGATGTTTGCAAAGAAGCGTTATGCGGAGAAAGCTTTGATGAAGAAAACAATTGCTATGCATGAACAAAAGACCACCAGACGCAAAATggatgataatgttcaggaaggaGTAGTGTCTGCCTACTTACTTGACCGTGATGCAACAACTCGTGCCAAGGTGATGAGTAACACAGAATACAAGTTGGAAACCTTTGCTGGTGTTTACAGAAAATTTTGTGGGAAGAATGAGGTGTTTGAGTACCCTTTGTCAGAGGCTAGTTAA